Proteins encoded in a region of the Populus nigra chromosome 3, ddPopNigr1.1, whole genome shotgun sequence genome:
- the LOC133688619 gene encoding ADP-glucose phosphorylase-like — MASQHQNGGRSPELRHDPVTNRWVIFSPVRAKRPTDFKSKNPQNPNPNPNNNSLCPFCIGNEHECAPEIFRVPPDLNDPNWKLRVIENLYPALSRNLECPCEEKQGMEFPGRVIGGFGFHDVVIENPIHSVQLSDMEPREIGEVFLAHKKRIQQIMSVQSIKYVQVFKNHGASAGASMSHSHSQILALPVIPSSVSARLEGMKEHFEKTGKCSLCEVRAKELLIDESSHFISIVPFAATFPFEIWIIPRVHSSHFHELDFEKMVDLGGLLKLMLRKISLQLNNPPFNFMIQTSPVQVKESESCYTHWFLQIVPQLSGVGGFEIGTGCYINPVLPEDAAKVMREVNLPMQD; from the exons ATGGCATCACAACATCAAAACGGTGGTCGGAGCCCCGAACTGAGGCACGATCCAGTAACAAACCGATGGGTCATTTTCTCACCTGTCCGTGCAAAAAGACCCActgattttaaatcaaaaaacccTCAAAACCCCAACCCCAACCCCAACAACAATTCCTTATGCCCTTTCTGCATCGGCAACGAGCATGAGTGTGCGCCCGAGATCTTCCGAGTCCCACCCGACCTGAATGACCCGAATTGGAAACTCCGGGTGATTGAGAATCTCTACCCTGCCCTGAGCAGAAATCTTGAGTGCCCATGTGAGGAAAAGCAGGGCATGGAGTTTCCAGGTCGGGTCATTGGAGGTTTTGGGTTTCACGATGTGGTGATAGAGAATCCAATTCATTCGGTCCAGCTAAGTGATATGGAGCCGAGAGAGATTGGTGAAGTTTTTTTGGCTCATAAGAAGAGGATTCAGCAGATTATGAGTGTTCAATCCATTAAATACGtgcag GTGTTCAAGAACCACGGTGCATCTGCTGGAGCATCGATGAGTCATTCTCATAGCCAGATACTGGCTCTTCCCGTTATTCCTTCATCAGTTTCTGCTCGACTTGAGGGCATGAAGGAGCACTTTGAAAAGACTGGAAAATGCAGTCTCTGTGAAGTTCGAGCAAAAGAACTCTTGATTGATGAATCATCCCATTTTATATCCATTGTTCCTTTTGCTGCCACATTCCCTTTTGAGATATGGATTATTCCCAGGGTTCACTCTTCTCATTTCCATGAACTTGATTTTGAGAAG ATGGTTGATCTCGGCGGATTGCTGAAGCTCATGCTTAGGAAGATTTCTCTACAACTGAACAACCCACCATTTAACTTCATGATCCAGACTTCTCCCGTTCAGGTTAAAGAATCAGAATCATGTTATACTCACTGGTTCTTACAGATCGTCCCTCAATTAAGTGGGGTTGGGGGTTTTGAAATTGGAACTGGTTGTTACATAAATCCTGTTTTGCCCGAGGATGCTGCAAAAGTTATGAGGGAAGTTAATCTTCCAATGCAGGATTGA